Proteins from a single region of Lampris incognitus isolate fLamInc1 chromosome 16, fLamInc1.hap2, whole genome shotgun sequence:
- the LOC130126431 gene encoding sushi domain-containing protein 6-like, with protein sequence MCNGMIEPISNAFWPCISGSGQPLSLILVLTVVSIAQGTGCVRPYMVQNSWVNLTETNRGSFPVGTVLQYSCEPGYLADGPSILTCTSLGYWSSDPPRCIRSDVCLPPSEPENGRYICHPSPCHRFSHGTVIEFLCDDGFILKGDYKYLTCQDGQWDGTTQISCVSQGCVRPFMVQHGSTNLTETNRGSFPVGTVLQYSCDSGYLADGSSILTCTSLGHWSSEPPRCIRSDVCLPPYEPENGGYTCHPSPCQRLSHDTVIEYFCDEGFILKGDYKYLTCQDGEWDGPMQISCLMDQDRDPSLPLGMPTLSIVASTASSVALILLLVVLFVLVQPKLKSFHRREQGVSGQPVSIMVEGVQVTLPSYEEAVSGGGGGRSASTFSSESRIQIVLSEGQHMTEPAAGPSRPSSLTHQHSEMAVVHPVPPSSSSPSPISSCWGLEHAGATAPPLSRRRPSTGSDQHSLPLLDSEMDYSDDMPLLKET encoded by the exons GATGTGTGAGGCCCTACATGGTCCAAAACAGCTGGGTCAACCTGACAGAAACCAACAGGGGCTCCTTCCCTGTGGGCACAGTGTTGCAATACAGCTGTGAACCCGGTTACCTTGCAGATGGACCCAGCATCCTCACCTGCACCTCACTGGGATACTGGTCCTCTGATCCACCTCGCTGCATACGCAGTGACG TCTGTCTACCACCCTCTGAGCCGGAGAATGGACGCTACATCTGCCACCCGTCACCATGCCACAGGTTTTCCCATGGCACTGTGATTGAATTTCTCTGTGATGACGGCTTCATTCTAAAGGGAGACTACAAATACTTAACCTGTCAGGATGGACAATGGGATGGCACCACACAGATCAGCTGTGTTAGCCAAG GTTGTGTAAGGCCGTTCATGGTACAGCATGGCTCAACTAATTTGACCGAAACCAACAGAGGCTCCTTCCCTGTGGGCACAGTGTTACAGTACAGCTGTGACTCAGGCTACCTGGCAGATGGATCCAGCATCCTCACCTGTACCTCACTGGGACATTGGTCCTCTGAGCCACCTCGCTGCATACGCAGTGATG TGTGTCTGCCCCCCTATGAACCAGAGAACGGGGGATACACCTGCCACCCTTCACCGTGCCAAAGGCTCTCACATGACACTGTGATTGAGTACTTCTGTGATGAGGGCTTTATTTTGAAGGGAGACTACAAATACCTGACCTGTCAGGATGGGGAATGGGATGGTCCCATGCAGATCAGCTGTCTCATGGACCAAG ACCGAGACCCATCTCTACCATTGGGGATGCCCACCTTATCCATAGTGGCCTCAACAGCCAGCTCAGTCGCCCTCATCCTTCTCTTAGTGGTGCTTTTTGTGCTGGTACAGCCAAAACTTAAGTCCTTCCATCG GAGAGAGCAGGGGGTGTCTGGCCAGCCTGTTTCAATAATGGTGGAAGGGGTCCAAGTAACCCTTCCCTCCTACGAGGAGGCTGTGAGTGGAGGTGGTGGCGGAAGGTCAGCATCAACTTTCAGCTCTGAGTCCCGCATCCAGATAGTTCTGTCAGAGGGCCAGCACATGACAGAGCCAGCGGCTGGGCCCTCCAGGCCCTCCTCTCTCACCCACCAGCATTCAGAGATGGCTGTGGTCCACCCTGTACCACCATcatcttcatcaccctctcccatatCGTCTTGCTGGGGCCTGGAGCATGCAGGGGCTACAGCTCCTCCACTGTCACGAAGGAGGCCGTCCACAGGCAGTGACCAACATAGCCTGCCTCTCTTGGACTCTGAGATGGACTACTCTGATG ATATGCCATTGTTGAAGGAGACTTGA
- the LOC130125990 gene encoding hepatic sodium/bile acid cotransporter-like, whose amino-acid sequence MNWTEGLYNEQNNGSTGFGKLISPTMNKTINSFTILMLISTMVSLGCTMEISKIKAHFLRPRGVVIALVAQFGIMPLTAFSLAKVFKLKHIEALTVLVCGCCPGGSLSNMFALALKGDMNLSITMTTCSSITALGIMPLLLLLYSKGFNNLGSAVSFTSILFSLILTLVPCGIGITINHHKPHYSPVILKVGLGIWLVCLVVVSVLSGMTLGLTIWIVFSPHLMAVAALMPLTGFIFGYLISSIFKLSPQCCRTISMETGCQNIQLCATILKVAFTPQVIGPLYLFPAIYIVFQGAEALIFIILFRCYQALKPPAEDK is encoded by the exons ATGAACTGGACAGAAGGACTCTATAATGAACAGAATAATGGGAGCACAGGTTTTGGCAAACTCATCTCCCCCACCATGAACAAAACCATCAACAGCTTCACAATCTTGATGCTCATCAGCACTATGGTGTCCCTCGGCTGCACCATGGAGATTTCCAAAATCAAGGCTCACTTCCTCAGGCCAAGAGGGGTGGTCATTGCACTAGTGGCACAGTTTGGCATTATGCCCCTGACTGCCTTTAGCCTGGCCAAAGTCTTTAAGTTAAAGCACATCGAGGCCCTGACTGTGCTGGTCTGTGGTTGTTGTCCAGGGGGAAGCCTGTCAAACATGTTTGCCCTGGCTCTGAAGGGTGACATGAACCTAAG CATCACAATGACCACATGCTCAAGTATCACAGCCCTGGGGATAATGCCTCTACTCCTGTTGCTATACTCTAAAGGCTTTAACAATCTGGGCAGTGCTGTATCATTCACCAGTATCCTCTTCTCTCTCATTTTGACCCTGGTGCCATGTGGCATCGGCATCACCATCAATCACCACAAACCGCATTATTCACCAGTCATCCTCAAG GTTGGCCTCGGCATCTGGCTGGTTTGCCTTGTGGTAGTAAGTGTCTTGTCTGGCATGACCTTAGGGTTAACAATATGGATAGTTTTTTCACCTCATCTTATGGCCGTGGCTGCCCTGATGCCACTGACTGGCTTTATATTCGGATACCTCATCTCGAGCATCTTCAAACTCAGTCCTCA ATGCTGCAGGACTATCTCCATGGAGACAGGCTGTCAAAATATCCAGCTGTGCGCCACCATCTTGAAGGTGGCCTTTACGCCTCAGGTCATCGGACCCCTGTATCTCTTTCCCGCCATCTACATCGTATTCCAGGGAGCTGAGGCCCTGATTTTCATCATCCTCTTTAGATGTTACCAGGCACTCAAGCCACCGGCAGAGGATAAATGA